From one Brachypodium distachyon strain Bd21 chromosome 4, Brachypodium_distachyon_v3.0, whole genome shotgun sequence genomic stretch:
- the LOC104584360 gene encoding uncharacterized protein LOC104584360, which produces MQVPYQSSSRPPTPTYGSQAEHSSSPVESSGFVGAYGTGVSASPVESGTFFGAYGAGFSSSPVDSASPMSATQRNMHEVEHEESKDSSPDEEIRKGRTNWTKKENERLISSWIKNSVDAIEGNGKRGDYYWKQVAEEYNKNSPANKIRSVAQCKGHWSKTTPLVSLFHACYIKTKNVYASGQSEEGLMEKTRAMYLTAAKVKRPFALEYWWRVVKEEPKWRNLYMEEDLGGRRHKLDASGAYTSSSAADSEGTDRVREPCPQGTKAAKEARKLKGKVKAKAKDIPDFVPFHISEESYELLREGHGRKAAALEKWAEATTAKAGADKEMAEAKKEMAKARKERTKVDIFNTYMELLKVDTSGFNDAQMQRHEKMVENLCNKLD; this is translated from the coding sequence ATGCAAGTTCCATACCAATCCAGTTCCAGGCCACCCACACCTACCTACGGAAGTCAAGCTGAGCATTCATCGTCGCCAGTCGAGTCCAGCGGCTTCGTTGGAGCTTACGGAACAGGCGTTTCAGCATCGCCGGTCGAATCCGGCACCTTCTTTGGGGCCTACGGAGCAGGCTTTTCATCGTCGCCGGTCGACTCCGCATCTCCAATGTCTGCAACACAAAGGAATATGCATGAAGTTGAGCATGAAGAAAGCAAAGATAGCAGTCCAGATGAAGAAATAAGAAAGGGTCGCACTAATTGGACAAAAAAGGAGAATGAGAGATTGATTAGCTCTTGGATTAAAAATTCGGTTGACGCAATTGAAGGCAATGGAAAAAGGGGAGATTATTATTGGAAGCAAGTAGCAGAGGAGTACAACAAGAATAGTCCTGCAAATAAAATAAGATCTGTTGCCCAATGCAAGGGGCACTGGAGCAAGACTACCCCTTTGGTTTCTCTCTTCCATGCATGCTACATCAAGACCAAAAATGTGTATGCTAGTGGTCAATCAGAGGAGGGACTAATGGAGAAAACACGTGCCATGTATTTAACTGCAGCAAAAGTGAAGAGACCCTTTGCTTTAGAGTATTGGTGGAGGGTAGTGAAGGAAGAGCCCAAATGGCGTAATCTCTACATGGAAGAGGATCTGGGAGGGAGGAGACACAAATTGGACGCAAGTGGTGCTTACACGTCATCCTCAGCGGCCGACAGTGAAGGAACAGACAGAGTTCGTGAACCATGTCCTCAAGGAACAAAAGCTGCAAAGGAGGCGAGGAAATTGAAAGGAAAAGttaaagcaaaagcaaaagacATTCCAGATTTTGTGCCATTTCATATATCAGAAGAGAGCTATGAGTTATTGCGTGAAGGCCATGGTCGTAAAGCAGCTGCACTAGAAAAATGGGCTGAAGCAACAACAGCGAAGGCAGGGGCAGACAAAGAAATGGCtgaagcaaaaaaagaaatggctaaagcaagaaaagaaagaacaaaggtTGATATATTCAACACATATATGGAGCTGCTGAAAGTTGACACTTCAGGATTCAACGATGCGCAAATGCAGCGACATGAAAAGATGGTGGAGAATTTGTGCAACAAGTTAGATTGA